From Streptomyces cyaneogriseus subsp. noncyanogenus, the proteins below share one genomic window:
- a CDS encoding glycosyltransferase 87 family protein, with protein METTDARRPPVRLLAAWAATRLVLLLFVFKVYVFPGPDVTTDVSVIYQGWYGVLRTGSFPLDDVTWQYPPGAALAILSPALLPFWDYATAFFVLACLADLAVLLLLTRAGRRPGRTPRGALVWTAGVPLLGPTVYARYDVMVTAVAVAALLTAARHPRAAGALAALGALLKVWPALLLAGERRRGSWAAAAVTGAALAALSALTLPGAFAFLAFQRDRGTEVESLGALVFHVARHFGWEGEVRLTYGSVEFLGPYVGAVSTAALALTAAAFGWLLLWRLRARRFGSRTLAEAAFTAVLMFTVTSRVLSPQYLVWLVGLAAVCRSFAASGMRLPSGLVLAACAVTVLEFPVWFAHVVAGDPLGVALLFVRNGLLVAAALTAARALWRRTVPSRTAASAPARSVPGRRDPVSS; from the coding sequence GTGGAGACGACGGACGCGAGGCGGCCCCCGGTGCGCCTCCTGGCGGCCTGGGCCGCGACGAGACTGGTCCTGCTGCTGTTCGTGTTCAAGGTGTACGTCTTCCCGGGCCCGGACGTGACCACCGACGTCTCCGTGATCTACCAGGGCTGGTACGGCGTCCTGCGCACCGGGTCGTTCCCGCTGGACGACGTCACCTGGCAGTACCCGCCGGGCGCCGCCCTCGCGATCCTCTCCCCCGCCCTGCTGCCCTTCTGGGACTACGCGACCGCCTTCTTCGTCCTGGCCTGCCTCGCCGACCTGGCCGTCCTCCTTCTGCTGACGCGGGCGGGCCGGCGCCCCGGCCGGACGCCGCGCGGCGCCCTGGTGTGGACGGCGGGCGTCCCGCTGCTGGGCCCGACGGTGTACGCGCGCTACGACGTGATGGTCACCGCCGTCGCGGTGGCCGCCCTGCTCACCGCCGCCCGGCACCCCCGGGCGGCCGGGGCGCTGGCGGCCCTCGGGGCGCTGCTGAAGGTCTGGCCGGCGCTGCTGCTGGCCGGCGAACGCAGACGCGGCTCCTGGGCCGCCGCCGCGGTGACCGGCGCGGCGCTGGCGGCCCTGTCCGCGCTCACCCTGCCCGGGGCGTTCGCGTTCCTCGCCTTCCAGCGCGACCGGGGCACCGAGGTGGAGTCGCTGGGCGCGCTGGTCTTCCACGTGGCGCGGCACTTCGGCTGGGAGGGCGAGGTGCGGCTCACCTACGGCTCGGTGGAGTTCCTCGGCCCCTACGTCGGCGCGGTGAGCACGGCCGCCCTCGCGCTGACCGCGGCGGCCTTCGGCTGGCTGCTGCTGTGGCGGCTGCGGGCGCGCCGGTTCGGATCGCGGACGCTCGCCGAGGCGGCGTTCACGGCGGTGCTGATGTTCACGGTCACCAGCCGGGTCCTCAGCCCGCAGTACCTGGTGTGGCTGGTGGGGCTGGCGGCGGTGTGCCGGTCCTTCGCCGCGAGCGGGATGCGGCTGCCGTCCGGGCTGGTGCTGGCCGCCTGCGCCGTGACGGTGCTGGAGTTCCCCGTCTGGTTCGCGCACGTCGTCGCCGGTGATCCGCTCGGCGTCGCCCTGCTCTTCGTCCGCAACGGCCTGCTGGTGGCCGCCGCGCTCACCGCGGCCCGCGCGCTGTGGCGCCGGACGGTGCCGAGCCGGACGGCCGCGTCCGCGCCCGCTCGCTCCGTCCCCGGCCGGCGGGACCCGGTCTCCTCCTGA
- a CDS encoding lipoprotein: MAGRRRVRGSGVLALCLLLVSLVGCGGRSSPDTATTEVQRLLDRRAAAVLARDEAAFARTGARSGFAGLREVPLDAWSYEVTRLDGAGDTATADVRLRYRLAGYDPAPATADRTLRLSRGHDGHWRVDSDRPAPGSGPLPWDQGTVRAVRGAYGLVLGVGQPAGTLRGFAELVDRAVPAVDDAWGASWPRRVVVLVPGSLQAMAALLGSPADSYRGIAAVTTGRTGGGASAPADRIVVNPDAYGQLGSLGRQVVLTHETTHVATRAHTGPATPLWLSEGYADWVGYRGSGRTLAQAAPELSRAVAAGQVPGALPRDEEFGFTEDAEGLARAYEAGWTACRMIAEHWGEQELGAFYRAVGAHERRAGAVEEAMATVLGTTPEAFTARWRDYLRTGLG; the protein is encoded by the coding sequence GTGGCGGGTCGAAGGCGCGTGCGGGGGTCCGGAGTGCTGGCGCTGTGCCTGCTGCTCGTCTCTCTGGTGGGGTGCGGCGGCCGGTCCTCCCCCGACACCGCCACCACCGAGGTGCAGCGGCTGCTGGACCGCCGGGCGGCCGCCGTCCTCGCCCGCGACGAGGCCGCCTTCGCGCGCACCGGCGCCCGGTCCGGCTTCGCCGGTCTGCGCGAGGTCCCGCTGGACGCTTGGTCCTACGAGGTGACCCGCCTGGACGGGGCCGGCGACACGGCCACCGCCGACGTCCGGCTCCGCTACCGCCTCGCGGGCTACGACCCGGCCCCCGCCACCGCCGACCGCACCCTGCGGCTGAGCCGGGGGCACGACGGGCACTGGCGCGTCGACTCCGACCGGCCCGCCCCCGGCTCCGGCCCGCTGCCGTGGGACCAGGGCACGGTACGGGCCGTCCGCGGCGCGTACGGCCTCGTGCTCGGCGTCGGGCAGCCGGCCGGGACGCTGCGCGGCTTCGCGGAGCTGGTGGACCGGGCGGTGCCGGCCGTGGACGACGCCTGGGGCGCGTCATGGCCGCGGCGCGTCGTGGTGCTGGTGCCCGGGTCGCTCCAGGCCATGGCGGCGCTGCTCGGCTCGCCCGCCGACTCCTACCGGGGGATCGCGGCCGTCACCACCGGCCGGACGGGCGGCGGAGCGAGCGCGCCCGCGGACCGGATCGTCGTCAACCCCGACGCCTACGGACAACTCGGCAGCCTCGGCAGACAGGTGGTCCTCACCCACGAGACCACCCATGTCGCCACCCGCGCCCACACCGGCCCCGCGACCCCGCTGTGGCTCTCCGAGGGCTACGCCGACTGGGTCGGCTACCGCGGCAGCGGGCGCACCCTCGCGCAGGCCGCCCCGGAGCTGTCCCGGGCGGTCGCCGCCGGACAGGTGCCCGGCGCCCTGCCGCGGGACGAGGAGTTCGGCTTCACCGAGGACGCCGAGGGGCTGGCGCGGGCCTACGAGGCCGGCTGGACGGCGTGCCGGATGATCGCCGAGCACTGGGGCGAGCAGGAGCTGGGCGCCTTCTACCGGGCCGTGGGCGCGCACGAGCGGCGCGCGGGCGCGGTCGAGGAGGCGATGGCGACGGTACTGGGGACGACGCCGGAGGCGTTCACCGCGCGGTGGCGGGACTATCTGCGGACGGGGCTCGGCTGA
- a CDS encoding NlpC/P60 family protein: protein MGSHRRLAPSGSDRGAGVAVGLLSVAAAALAGAPAGAAPHDDTRARVDRLYEEAERATEAYNEADERADALRAQVRARQDRIAREQDRVNTMREALGALAGAQYRSGGLDPALALLLSTEPEEYLEKASVLDRISTRQAGELKELQAALRRLTQERSEAARQLVALDRSRKAVAAHKRTVERKLAEARRLLNSLPDGERAAYDRASRSSRTNLAGSVTGGAPASDRAAAAVAAARAALGRPYVWGGSGPGGFDCSGLVQWSYAQAGIALPRTSQAQAGAGRQVPLSQMRPGDLVTYRDDASHIGMYAGDGRVIHAPYPGAPVRYDPVGMMPISSVTRV, encoded by the coding sequence GTGGGGTCCCATCGTCGTCTTGCACCGTCCGGGTCCGACCGGGGAGCCGGTGTCGCGGTCGGTCTGCTCTCCGTCGCCGCCGCCGCGCTGGCCGGCGCACCGGCCGGGGCCGCGCCGCACGACGACACCCGTGCGCGGGTGGACCGCCTCTACGAGGAGGCCGAGCGGGCGACCGAGGCGTACAACGAGGCCGACGAGCGCGCCGACGCCCTGCGCGCGCAGGTCCGGGCCAGGCAGGACCGGATCGCCCGGGAGCAGGACCGCGTCAACACCATGCGGGAGGCGCTCGGCGCGCTGGCCGGTGCCCAGTACCGCTCCGGCGGCCTCGATCCGGCCCTCGCCCTGCTGCTGTCCACCGAGCCGGAGGAGTACCTGGAGAAGGCCTCCGTGCTCGACCGGATCAGCACCCGCCAGGCCGGAGAGCTCAAGGAGCTCCAGGCGGCCCTGCGCCGGCTCACCCAGGAACGGTCGGAGGCCGCCCGGCAGCTCGTCGCCCTGGACCGCAGCCGCAAGGCCGTCGCCGCCCACAAGCGGACCGTCGAGCGGAAACTGGCCGAGGCCCGGCGGCTGCTCAACTCCCTCCCCGACGGCGAGCGCGCCGCCTACGACCGGGCCTCCCGCTCCTCCCGGACGAATCTCGCCGGGTCCGTCACGGGCGGCGCGCCGGCCTCGGACCGGGCCGCGGCCGCCGTCGCCGCGGCCCGCGCGGCGCTCGGCAGGCCGTACGTCTGGGGCGGCAGCGGGCCCGGCGGTTTCGACTGCTCGGGGCTGGTGCAGTGGTCCTACGCGCAGGCCGGGATCGCCCTGCCGCGCACCTCGCAGGCGCAGGCCGGTGCCGGGCGGCAGGTGCCCCTGTCCCAGATGCGGCCCGGCGATCTGGTCACCTACCGGGACGACGCCAGCCACATCGGCATGTACGCCGGGGACGGCCGGGTCATCCACGCGCCCTACCCGGGAGCGCCGGTGCGCTACGACCCGGTGGGCATGATGCCGATCTCCTCGGTCACCAGGGTCTGA
- a CDS encoding C40 family peptidase, whose protein sequence is MASHRRPKQPSRARVTVLTTAAAAAVALSSQAANAAPSEKPSKDEVKTKVDKLYEEAEKATEKYNGAKEKQEKLQKEISTIQDNVARGQEELNELRDGLGLAAASQYRTGSIDPSLQLFLSADPDDYLDKASTLDQLSGQQVEALKKIQVKQRDLAQQRAEASEKLKDLDATRTELGKKKKEVQGKLAAAQKLLNSLTAQEKAALQAEEQRATRTSERQVLTGSTATASGRAAAAFAAAQSKIGSPYVYGATGPSSYDCSGLTSWAYAQAGVSIPRTSEAQSGIGTRIYSVNDLKVGDLVFFFNDLHHVGLYAGNGQVLHAPRTGTVVRYESMNTIGGPFMWGVRV, encoded by the coding sequence GTGGCGTCCCACCGTCGACCCAAGCAGCCCAGTCGCGCCCGCGTGACCGTGCTGACCACCGCAGCCGCCGCTGCCGTCGCCCTCAGCTCCCAGGCCGCCAACGCGGCGCCCAGCGAGAAGCCGAGCAAGGACGAGGTCAAGACCAAGGTCGACAAGCTCTACGAAGAGGCGGAGAAGGCCACCGAGAAGTACAACGGGGCCAAGGAGAAGCAGGAGAAGCTCCAGAAGGAGATCTCCACCATCCAGGACAACGTCGCCCGCGGCCAGGAGGAGCTCAACGAGCTGCGCGACGGCCTGGGCCTCGCCGCCGCCTCCCAGTACCGCACCGGCAGCATCGACCCGTCGCTGCAGCTCTTCCTCTCCGCCGACCCGGACGACTACCTCGACAAGGCGTCCACGCTGGACCAGTTGAGCGGCCAGCAGGTCGAGGCGCTGAAGAAGATCCAGGTCAAGCAGCGCGACCTCGCCCAGCAGCGCGCCGAGGCGTCCGAGAAGCTCAAGGACCTCGACGCGACCCGCACCGAGCTGGGCAAGAAGAAGAAGGAGGTGCAGGGCAAGCTCGCCGCCGCGCAGAAGCTGCTCAACAGCCTCACCGCGCAGGAGAAGGCGGCCCTTCAGGCCGAGGAGCAGCGCGCCACCCGCACCAGCGAGCGCCAGGTCCTGACCGGCTCCACCGCCACCGCCTCCGGCCGGGCCGCCGCCGCCTTCGCCGCCGCCCAGAGCAAGATCGGCTCGCCGTACGTCTACGGCGCCACCGGCCCGTCCTCCTACGACTGCTCGGGCCTGACCTCATGGGCCTACGCCCAGGCCGGCGTCTCCATCCCGCGTACCTCCGAGGCCCAGTCCGGCATCGGCACGCGCATCTACTCGGTCAACGACCTGAAGGTCGGCGACCTGGTGTTCTTCTTCAACGACCTGCACCACGTGGGCCTGTACGCCGGCAACGGCCAGGTCCTGCACGCCCCCCGCACCGGCACGGTCGTCCGGTACGAGTCGATGAACACCATCGGTGGTCCCTTCATGTGGGGCGTGCGGGTCTGA
- a CDS encoding NYN domain-containing protein, translating into MAETHGGGPGDGAAEVLDRPLPDGVRRRVVQIVSDGFGGLTPAELPAQLRQYARFAPNRRAKFAGNAMAAALETDPLFRQRIGEKFKEAQPELAGALDSGSPPPAADPLDVAAAAYVLRPAGWVKLVTAAGEEAQRADAERAGEESRAELERLRAELARAREHTKAETDRLRAELDAVRKEAESLHRKLRAAHSDVKRGEAALRKARAEIEAVRAESQAQVSAADSETRRLKARLGETEAALEAARRAAREGRSVEDMRVRLLLDTLLDATQGLRRELALPPVSVRPAETVDAVEPGRMTPKDIAARALSEHDPAILDQLLALPQVHLVVDGYNVTKTGYPQMPLEKQRLRLLGQLSQLAAQTGAEVTCVFDGAELAAPVLLAPPRGVRVLFSKPGVTADELIRQLVRAEPPGRPVVVVSTDREVADGVARAGARPVASAVLLKRLS; encoded by the coding sequence ATGGCGGAGACACACGGCGGGGGGCCGGGCGACGGCGCCGCTGAGGTGCTCGACCGTCCGCTGCCCGACGGGGTGCGGCGCAGGGTCGTGCAGATCGTGTCCGACGGCTTCGGCGGGCTGACGCCGGCCGAACTGCCCGCGCAACTGCGGCAGTACGCCCGGTTCGCACCGAACCGGCGCGCCAAGTTCGCGGGCAACGCCATGGCCGCGGCGCTGGAGACCGATCCGCTCTTCCGGCAGCGGATCGGCGAGAAGTTCAAGGAGGCCCAGCCCGAACTGGCCGGCGCCCTCGACTCCGGCTCCCCGCCCCCCGCCGCGGACCCGCTCGACGTGGCGGCCGCGGCCTACGTACTGCGCCCGGCGGGCTGGGTGAAGCTGGTGACCGCCGCCGGCGAGGAGGCCCAGCGCGCCGACGCCGAGCGGGCCGGCGAGGAGAGCCGGGCCGAGCTGGAGCGGCTGCGCGCCGAGCTGGCCCGGGCCCGGGAGCACACCAAGGCCGAGACCGACCGGCTGCGCGCCGAGCTGGACGCGGTGCGCAAGGAAGCCGAGTCCCTCCACCGCAAGCTGCGTGCCGCCCACAGCGACGTCAAGCGCGGCGAGGCGGCCCTGCGCAAGGCGCGGGCGGAGATCGAGGCCGTGCGCGCCGAGAGCCAGGCCCAGGTCTCCGCCGCCGACAGCGAGACCCGGCGGCTCAAGGCCCGCCTCGGGGAGACGGAGGCCGCCCTGGAGGCCGCGCGCCGGGCGGCGCGCGAGGGCCGCAGCGTGGAGGACATGCGGGTACGGCTGCTGCTGGACACCCTGCTCGACGCCACCCAGGGGCTGCGGCGGGAGCTCGCGCTGCCGCCGGTCTCGGTGCGCCCCGCCGAGACGGTCGACGCCGTCGAGCCGGGCCGGATGACGCCGAAGGACATCGCGGCCCGCGCCCTGTCGGAGCACGACCCCGCCATCCTCGACCAGTTGCTGGCGCTGCCCCAGGTGCATCTGGTCGTCGACGGCTACAACGTCACCAAGACCGGCTATCCGCAGATGCCGCTGGAGAAGCAGCGCCTGCGCCTGCTCGGCCAGCTCTCCCAGCTCGCCGCGCAGACCGGCGCCGAGGTGACATGCGTCTTCGACGGGGCCGAACTGGCGGCCCCGGTGCTGCTGGCCCCGCCCCGCGGGGTGCGCGTGCTGTTCTCCAAGCCGGGCGTCACCGCCGACGAGCTGATCCGCCAGCTCGTGCGCGCCGAACCGCCGGGCCGGCCGGTCGTCGTCGTGTCGACCGACCGCGAGGTGGCCGACGGCGTGGCCCGCGCGGGTGCCCGGCCGGTCGCGTCCGCGGTGCTTCTCAAGCGTCTGTCCTGA
- a CDS encoding rhomboid family intramembrane serine protease: protein MIRKWSAATGRTIGAGRTTGAGRTARAAARARPPRRTAAPVTYGLMALCCLVFLAGPASGLSPAYGSGAELIAAQRAYFRHWGVIPAELFAGSPRALLTPATALFVHGSWVHLLGNMLFLYVFGAMTEERMGRMRFLLFSTGCGYLALLGYALANAHSQQPLVGASGAISAVLGAFLFLFPRARVTSLLPFLFFLPLRFPAWIVLPFWAALQWLAAGRAGSGPGVAYLAHLVGFGLGFGFAWVLFGPGTRVRDAPATAPEGENQP from the coding sequence ATGATCCGCAAGTGGAGCGCGGCCACCGGCCGGACGATCGGGGCAGGACGGACGACCGGGGCGGGCCGCACGGCCCGCGCCGCCGCACGGGCCCGGCCGCCCCGGCGCACGGCGGCACCGGTGACGTACGGGCTGATGGCGCTGTGCTGTCTCGTCTTCCTGGCCGGCCCGGCCTCGGGCCTCAGTCCGGCGTACGGCTCCGGCGCGGAGCTGATCGCCGCGCAGCGCGCCTACTTCCGGCACTGGGGCGTGATCCCCGCGGAGCTGTTCGCGGGCTCCCCGCGGGCGCTCCTGACCCCCGCCACGGCCCTGTTCGTCCACGGGAGCTGGGTCCACCTGCTCGGCAACATGCTCTTCCTCTACGTCTTCGGGGCGATGACCGAGGAACGGATGGGCCGGATGCGGTTCCTTCTCTTCTCCACCGGCTGCGGCTACCTGGCCCTGCTGGGCTACGCGCTGGCCAACGCCCACTCGCAGCAGCCCCTGGTCGGCGCCTCCGGGGCGATCTCCGCGGTCCTCGGCGCGTTCCTGTTCCTGTTCCCGCGGGCCCGGGTCACCAGTCTGCTGCCGTTCCTCTTCTTCCTGCCGCTGCGCTTCCCCGCGTGGATCGTGCTGCCGTTCTGGGCGGCCCTGCAGTGGCTGGCCGCCGGGCGGGCGGGCAGCGGGCCGGGGGTGGCGTACCTGGCCCACCTGGTGGGGTTCGGGCTGGGCTTCGGCTTCGCCTGGGTGCTCTTCGGCCCGGGGACTAGAGTGAGGGACGCCCCAGCGACGGCCCCCGAGGGAGAGAACCAGCCGTGA
- a CDS encoding Lrp/AsnC family transcriptional regulator produces the protein MITAIVLIKTSVDRIPEIAERIAALESVSEVFSVTGTYDLIAMVRVTEHEELAEVIPGRISKIPGVEATDTHVAFRTYSQHDLEAAFAIGLDN, from the coding sequence GTGATCACCGCGATCGTCCTCATCAAGACCAGCGTGGACCGCATTCCCGAGATCGCGGAGCGGATCGCCGCGCTGGAAAGCGTCAGCGAGGTCTTCTCCGTCACCGGCACCTACGACCTGATCGCCATGGTGCGGGTCACGGAGCACGAGGAGCTGGCCGAGGTCATCCCGGGCCGGATCAGCAAGATCCCCGGCGTGGAGGCGACCGACACCCACGTGGCGTTCCGCACCTACTCGCAGCACGACCTGGAGGCGGCCTTCGCGATCGGCCTCGACAACTGA
- a CDS encoding sensor histidine kinase, whose translation MAVALASVAATTRSILLRDADARADAELSQEVREFVNFQERSADPATGRPFTEPRRLLRTYLAGQYADPEEELIGLTGRPGATPAKLVQDREHSVRLPLYRDTAALREIFASPASAGTLHRASGEVRWAKVAVARFGSEPDAAFVVAVHPVREQARVGQVFRVLLVISGIALLMTTGIGWVVAGRILKPVRLVRVTAAELTERDLTRRIPVHGRDDIAALAETFNAMLDRLERAFAAQRQFVDDAGHELRTPITIVRGHLELMGDDPAEREETVRLVTDELDRMSRIVEDLLLLAKAERPDFVTPEPVQLAELTADVYVKARTLGERDWRLAEVADREAELDPQRITQAMVQLAQNAVQHTTPGQTIRIGSRATEAGIELYVADSGPGVQPEDAEMIFERFRRGTARRGARGSGAGLGLAIVKAIAEGHGGRVRLHDTEGGGATFILTLEETHP comes from the coding sequence ATGGCGGTCGCGCTCGCCTCCGTCGCCGCCACCACCCGGTCGATCCTGCTGCGGGACGCCGACGCCCGGGCCGACGCGGAGCTGTCGCAGGAGGTACGGGAGTTCGTCAACTTCCAGGAGCGCAGCGCCGATCCGGCCACCGGCCGCCCGTTCACCGAACCGCGGCGGCTGCTGCGGACCTATCTGGCGGGCCAGTACGCCGATCCGGAGGAGGAGCTGATCGGCCTGACCGGACGCCCGGGCGCCACGCCCGCCAAGCTGGTCCAGGACCGCGAGCACTCCGTGCGGCTCCCCCTGTACCGGGACACCGCCGCCCTGCGGGAGATCTTCGCCTCCCCGGCCTCCGCCGGCACCCTGCACCGCGCCTCGGGCGAGGTGCGCTGGGCCAAGGTCGCGGTCGCCCGCTTCGGCAGCGAGCCCGACGCGGCCTTCGTCGTCGCCGTCCACCCGGTGCGCGAACAGGCCCGCGTGGGCCAGGTGTTCCGGGTGCTGCTCGTCATCTCCGGCATCGCCCTGCTGATGACCACGGGCATCGGCTGGGTGGTGGCCGGACGGATCCTCAAACCGGTGCGGCTGGTGCGGGTCACGGCCGCGGAGCTCACCGAGCGGGACCTCACCCGCCGTATCCCGGTGCACGGCCGCGACGACATCGCCGCTCTCGCCGAGACGTTCAACGCGATGCTCGACCGGCTGGAGCGGGCCTTCGCCGCGCAGCGGCAGTTCGTCGACGACGCCGGGCACGAGCTGCGCACCCCCATCACCATCGTGCGCGGCCATCTGGAGCTGATGGGCGACGATCCGGCCGAGCGGGAGGAGACCGTCCGCCTGGTCACCGACGAACTGGACCGGATGAGCCGGATAGTGGAGGACCTGCTGCTGCTCGCCAAGGCCGAACGCCCCGACTTCGTCACCCCCGAGCCGGTCCAGCTCGCCGAACTCACCGCCGACGTCTACGTCAAGGCCCGCACGCTCGGCGAGCGCGACTGGCGGCTGGCCGAAGTCGCCGACCGGGAGGCGGAGCTGGACCCGCAGCGGATCACCCAGGCGATGGTGCAGCTCGCGCAGAACGCCGTGCAGCACACCACGCCGGGCCAGACCATACGCATCGGCTCGCGCGCCACGGAAGCGGGCATCGAGCTGTACGTGGCCGACTCCGGGCCCGGCGTCCAGCCCGAGGACGCCGAGATGATCTTCGAGCGGTTCCGGCGCGGCACCGCCCGGCGCGGGGCGCGCGGCTCGGGGGCCGGGCTGGGCCTCGCCATCGTCAAGGCGATCGCGGAGGGCCACGGCGGCCGGGTCCGCCTGCACGACACCGAGGGCGGCGGCGCCACCTTCATCCTCACCCTGGAAGAGACGCATCCATGA
- a CDS encoding response regulator transcription factor: MNRILIVEDEERIASFVEKGLRANGFTTTVVGDGDAAYEYALTGGFDLIVLDIGLPGRDGFTVLRELREARVTTPVIVLTARDSVRDTVAGLEGGADDWMTKPFRFEELLARVRLRLRTAARAPEVTVLRSGELALDLRTRRARAGDRTVDLTAREFVLLELFLRHPGQVLSREQILSHVWGYDFDPGSNIVDVYVRALRKKLGARQVETVRGMGYRLPA, encoded by the coding sequence ATGAACCGCATCCTCATCGTCGAGGACGAGGAGCGCATCGCCTCCTTCGTGGAGAAGGGCCTGCGCGCCAACGGCTTCACCACCACCGTCGTCGGCGACGGCGACGCGGCCTACGAGTACGCCCTGACCGGCGGCTTCGACCTGATCGTCCTGGACATCGGGCTGCCCGGCCGGGACGGCTTCACGGTCCTGCGCGAACTGCGCGAGGCCCGGGTGACCACCCCCGTGATCGTGCTGACCGCGCGGGACTCCGTCCGGGACACCGTGGCCGGCCTGGAGGGCGGCGCCGACGACTGGATGACCAAGCCGTTCCGCTTCGAGGAACTGCTCGCCCGGGTCCGGCTGAGGCTGCGTACGGCGGCCAGGGCGCCGGAGGTGACGGTGCTCAGGTCCGGGGAGCTGGCCCTGGACCTGCGCACCCGCCGGGCGCGCGCCGGGGACCGGACCGTGGACCTGACGGCCCGGGAGTTCGTCCTGCTGGAGCTGTTCCTCAGACATCCGGGACAGGTGCTGTCCCGGGAGCAGATCCTGTCCCATGTGTGGGGCTACGACTTCGACCCCGGCTCCAACATCGTGGACGTGTACGTGCGGGCACTGCGCAAGAAGCTCGGGGCGCGGCAGGTGGAGACGGTACGGGGGATGGGGTACCGGCTGCCCGCGTGA
- a CDS encoding SLC13 family permease — translation MTSNLRPTVALCAALSLCALLAVPANFPALGGDARLTLAVFALATCAWIGTPIDDTYIALGAGLALTVTGVISSDTLFGTLGDSTVWLLICAFVLAAAVARTGLAGRAAAFLVSGARTVRQLVHLTTAALVVTAFAVPATSGRAALALPVFLALAKALAGRTRLVVTLALLFPTVILLSAVATLIGAGAHLITVSVLWEATGERIGFTEWLLLGLPLAVASSHLAAETVLVTTTRRADRADAVRITPRDIQRHSDRPVTGPWAHEEKRCALLLATVVVLWCSEPLHRVPPAVVALIGAVVAASPALGTVRLKDALKTVPWSLLLFMAATMAMGVALSDSGAASWLVAGLPAGVSPAVFLTVVVTVSTAAHLVLQSRSARSSVLVPLVIAAAAGAGVNPAAAALASTAAAGFCHTLPASAKPVALFSDLPGTPTYTPRDLLRLSAVLAPLTAALVWLFAVAVWPLLGVPVTR, via the coding sequence GTGACGTCGAACCTCCGCCCGACCGTGGCCCTGTGCGCGGCGCTGTCGCTGTGCGCGCTGCTGGCGGTGCCCGCCAACTTCCCCGCGCTCGGCGGTGACGCCCGCCTGACCCTGGCCGTGTTCGCGCTGGCGACCTGCGCCTGGATCGGCACGCCGATCGACGACACCTACATCGCGCTGGGCGCCGGGCTCGCGCTGACCGTGACCGGGGTGATCAGCAGCGACACCCTCTTCGGCACCCTCGGCGACTCCACCGTGTGGCTGCTGATCTGCGCCTTCGTGCTGGCCGCCGCGGTGGCCCGGACCGGGCTGGCCGGGCGGGCGGCGGCGTTCCTGGTGAGCGGGGCGCGCACGGTGCGGCAGTTGGTGCACCTGACGACGGCCGCGCTCGTCGTCACGGCGTTCGCGGTGCCCGCCACCTCCGGCCGGGCGGCGCTGGCGCTCCCGGTCTTCCTCGCCCTGGCCAAGGCGCTGGCCGGCCGTACGCGGCTGGTGGTGACGCTGGCGCTGCTCTTCCCGACCGTGATCCTGCTGTCGGCGGTGGCCACCCTGATCGGCGCGGGCGCGCATCTGATCACCGTGTCGGTGCTGTGGGAGGCGACCGGGGAGCGGATCGGCTTCACCGAGTGGCTGCTGCTGGGCCTGCCGCTGGCGGTGGCCTCCTCCCACCTGGCCGCGGAGACGGTCCTGGTGACGACGACCCGGCGCGCGGACCGCGCGGACGCGGTGCGGATCACCCCGCGGGACATCCAGCGGCACAGCGACCGTCCCGTCACCGGCCCCTGGGCCCACGAGGAGAAGCGCTGCGCGCTGCTGCTGGCCACGGTCGTGGTGCTGTGGTGCAGCGAACCCCTGCACCGGGTGCCGCCCGCCGTCGTCGCGCTGATCGGCGCCGTCGTCGCCGCCTCCCCCGCCCTGGGCACCGTACGGCTGAAGGACGCGCTCAAGACGGTCCCCTGGTCCCTGCTGCTGTTCATGGCGGCGACGATGGCGATGGGCGTGGCGCTCTCCGACTCGGGCGCGGCATCGTGGCTGGTGGCGGGGTTGCCCGCGGGCGTGTCCCCGGCGGTGTTCCTCACCGTTGTCGTCACCGTCAGCACGGCGGCCCATCTGGTCCTCCAGTCCCGTTCGGCCCGCTCCTCGGTGCTGGTGCCGCTGGTGATCGCCGCGGCCGCGGGCGCCGGGGTCAACCCGGCCGCCGCCGCGCTGGCGTCCACGGCCGCCGCCGGCTTCTGCCACACCCTCCCGGCCTCCGCCAAGCCCGTCGCCCTCTTCTCCGACCTGCCCGGCACCCCCACCTACACCCCGCGCGACCTGCTGCGCCTGTCCGCCGTGCTGGCCCCGCTGACGGCCGCGCTCGTCTGGCTGTTCGCCGTCGCCGTCTGGCCCCTGCTCGGCGTGCCCGTGACCCGCTGA